In Juglans regia cultivar Chandler chromosome 5, Walnut 2.0, whole genome shotgun sequence, the following are encoded in one genomic region:
- the LOC109007640 gene encoding 50S ribosomal protein L4, chloroplastic, with the protein MATSTALPLFSFFSSSIFLSSSHQTPKLSSLTFRPTSLKTSTKPLSVTSELATLPVLSFNGEKIGETHLDLRSAPPDTARAVVHRAIVTDLQNKRRGTASTLTRSEVRGGGKKPYPQKKTGRARRGSTRTPLMPGGGVAFGPKPRDWSIKINRKEKRLAISTAMSTAAINTVVVEDFGDKFESPKTKDFIAAMKRWGIDPKEKSMFLMTEVSDNLRLSSRNIGTLKMLTPRTLNLYDILNSDKLVLTPAAVDYLNSRYGVDAYEGEGEDEEDYEGDEGEEGRGTEADTNSDATE; encoded by the exons aTGGCAACGTCCACAGCACTCCCATTGTTCTCATTCTTTTCCTCCTCGatattcctctcctcctcccacCAAACCCCAAAGCTGTCTTCTTTAACCTTCAGACCCACTTCGCTCAAAACCTCAACGAAACCCCTCTCGGTTACCTCCGAGCTCGCCACCCTCCCAGTCCTCTCCTTCAATGGCGAGAAGATTGGAGAGACCCACCTCGACCTCAGGTCTGCCCCACCTGACACCGCCAGAGCGGTTGTTCACAGAGCAATCGTCACGGACCTTCAGAACAAGCGTCGCGGCACAGCCTCCACGCTCACTCGCAGTGAGGTTAGAGGCGGCGGCAAGAAACCCTACCCACAGAAGAAGACGGGACGGGCCCGACGTGGGTCCACGCGGACCCCTCTAATGCCCGGTGGAGGCGTGGCCTTCGGGCCCAAGCCCAGAGACTGGAGCATCAAGATCAATCGGAAGGAGAAGAGGCTGGCAATATCGACGGCTATGTCGACCGCTGCTATTAACACGGTTGTGGTGGAAGATTTCGGGGACAAGTTCGAGTCGCCGAAGACGAAGGATTTCATCGCGGCGATGAAGAGGTGGGGAATCGACCCAAAGGAGAAATCGATGTTCTTGATGACCGAGGTCTCCGATAATCTGAGGCTTTCGAGCCGGAATATCGGTACGTTGAAGATGTTGACGCCGAGGACCTTGAATTTGTACGACATTCTGAATTCCGATAAGCTAGTGCTGACTCCGGCGGCGGTGGATTATTTGAACTCGAGATACGGTGTTGATGCATATGAGGGCGAGGGTGAGGATGAAGAGGACTATGAAGGAGATGAAGGAGAAGAAGGACGAG GAACTGAGGCAGATACGAATTCTGATGCAACAGAGTGA
- the LOC109007642 gene encoding ATP-dependent zinc metalloprotease FTSH 9, chloroplastic-like, translating to MSSVESLSPIFHQNIHLNSYRKLYHCHGLRFVRGQSRVFHQNANRFIPSSLRFPPTNLDGQALGASENTERFNLWGAFVRDCGFRKNRIGASSQDSDSAAGSSGTSEGEDDKNPPNSGSSTPNRRRDKQGKGNWWWSKGKKWQWQPIVQAQEIGVLLLQLGIVIFVMRLLRPGIPLPGSEPRTPTTFVSVPYSEFLSKINSNQVQKVEVDGVHIMFKLKSEPGSQEIEVGGASSKLPESESLLRTVAPTKRIVYTTTRPSDIKAPYEKMLENAVEFGSPDKRSGGFLNSALIAMFYVAVLAGLLHRFPVSFSQHSAGQIRNRKSGGSGGAKASEQGEIITFADVAGVDEAKEELEEIVEFLRNPDRYIRLGARPPRGVLLVGLPGTGKTLLAKAVAGEAEVPFISCSASEFVELYVGMGASRVRDLFARAKKEAPSIIFIDEIDAVAKSRDGKYRIVSNDEREQTLNQLLTEMDGFDSNSAVIVLGATNRSDVLDPALRRPGRFDRVVMVETPDRRGREAILNVHVSKKELPLAENVDLGDIACMTTGFTGADLANLVNEAALLAGRQKKLVVEKIDFIHAVERSIAGIEKKTAKLQGSEKAVVARHEAGHAVVGTAVANLLSGQPRVEKLSILPRSGGALGFTYMPPTHEDRYLLFIDELRGRLVTLLGGRAAEEVVYSGRVSTGALDDIRRATDMAYKAVAEYGLNQTIGPVSIATLSGGGIDESGGAVPWGRDQSHLVDLVQREVKVLLQSALDVALSVVRANPTVLEGLGAHLEEKEKVEGEELQEWLRLVVAPTELKGFIAGKQESLLSLQTGS from the exons ATGTCATCGGTCGAGTCTCTATCTCCTATATTTCACCAAAATATCCATTTGAATTCGTATAGGAAGCTCTATCATTGTCATGGATTGCGCTTCGTTCGCGGTCAATCTAGGGTTTTTCATCAGAACGCCAACCGTTTTATCCCAAGTTCTCTACGTTTCCCGCCCACCAACCTCGACGGACAAGCTCTTGGTGCTTCGGAGAATACGGAGAGGTTTAATCTTTGGGGAGCTTTTGTCAGGGACTGCGGGTTCAGAAAGAATCGGATTGGAGCCAGTAGTCAGGACAGCGATTCGGCGGCCGGTTCTAGTGGGACGAGCGAAGGCGAGGACGATAAGAATCCACCGAATTCGGGTTCTTCGACGCCGAATCGGCGGAGAGACAAGCAAGGGAAAGGGAATTGGTGGTGGTCAAAGGGAAAGAAGTGGCAGTGGCAGCCTATAGTTCAGGCTCAGGAGATTGGGGTTTTGCTTTTGCAGCTGGGGATTGTGATTTTTGTAATGCGGTTGCTCCGACCAGGGATTCCTCTACCGGGTTCGGAGCCGAGGACTCCGACTACTTTCGTAAGCGTGCCATATAGCGAGTTTTTGAGTAAGATAAATAGCAATCAGGTGCAGAAGGTTGAGGTTGATGGGGTTcatatcatgtttaaattgaaGTCCGAGCCCGGGAGTCAAGAAATTGAAGTTGGGGGAGCAAGTAGTAAGCTGCCGGAATCCGAGTCTCTGCTTAGGACTGTAGCGCCGACGAAGAGGATCGTTTACACGACGACTCGGCCAAGCGATATAAAAGCCCCATACGAGAAGATGCTCGAGAATGCAGTGGAGTTTGGGTCGCCCGATAAGCGGTCGGGTGGATTCTTGAACTCTGCATTG ATAGCTATGTTTTATGTTGCTGTGCTTGCTGGGCTTCTCCATCGGTTTCCAGTAAGCTTTTCTCAG CATTCAGCTGGCCAGATTAGGAATCGGAAATCTGGGGGTTCTGGTGGTGCAAAAGCATCTGAACAAGGTGAGATAATCACCTTTGCTGATGTTGCTGGTGTCGATGAGGCCAAAGAGGAGCTAGAAGAGATTGTG GAATTTCTTCGGAATCCTGATAGGTATATACGACTTGGTGCCCGTCCTCCTAGAGGTGTTCTCTTG GTGGGTCTTCCCGGGACAGGTAAGACTCTTCTAGCAAAGGCTGTGGCTGGAGAAGCTGAAGTCCCCTTTATTAGTTGTTCTGCCAGTGAGTTTGTGGAGTTGTATGTGGGCATGGGTGCCTCCCGTGTGAGAGATCTATTTGCACGGGCAAAGAAGGAGGCACCATCAATAATCTTTATAGACGAG ATTGATGCTGTTGCAAAAAGCCGTGATGGAAAATATCGAATTGTTAGCAATGATGAGCGAGAGCAGACCTTGAATCAGTTGCTCACC GAGATGGATGGGTTTGACAGCAACTCTGCTGTCATTGTTCTTGGAGCAACTAATCGCTCAGATGTTTTAGACCCTGCACTTCGCCGTCCAGGGAGATTTGATCGAGTGGTTATG GTGGAAACGCCCGATAGGCGTGGAAGAGAAGCCATTTTAAACGTACATGTTTCCAAGAAAGAACTTCCTCTTGCGGAGAATGTTGACCTTGGTGACATTGCCTGTATGACTACTGGTTTCACTGG GGCTGATCTTGCAAACTTAGTAAATGAAGCTGCTCTGTTGGCTGGAAGACAAAAGAAACTTGTCGTGGAGAAAATTGATTTCATTCATGCAGTGGAAAGATCAATAGCT GGCATAGAGAAGAAGACTGCTAAGCTGCAAGGAAGTGAAAAAGCTGTAGTTGCACGGCATGAAGCTGGCCATGCGGTAGTGGGCACTGCTGTTGCAAATCTTCTTTCTGGACAGCCGCGTGTCGAG AAGTTAAGCATATTGCCAAGGTCAGGAGGAGCACTAGGCTTTACTTATATGCCTCCAACACATGAAGATAGATATTTGTTGTTCATTGATGAGTTACGAGGCCGCTTGGTTACTCTTCTTGGAGGGCGCGCAGCTGAAGAAGTGGTTTATTCAGGTCGTGTCTCAACTGGTGCACTTGACGATATACGTCGAGCAACTGACATGGCATACAAGGCAGTAGCTGAATATGGTCTTAATCAGACCATAGGCCCTGTGTCTATAGCCACACTGTCAGGTGGTGGGATTGATGAGTCTGGAGGTGCTGTTCCTTGGGGAAGGGATCAG AGCCATCTTGTGGATCTTGTTCAAAGAGAGGTGAAAGTATTGTTGCAATCTGCTTTGGATGTAGCGCTTTCAGTTGTGCGTGCTAATCCTACTGTTTTGGAGGGTCTTGGTGCCCATTTAGAAG AGAAAGAGAAAGTCGAAGGTGAAGAGCTACAAGAGTGGTTGCGTTTGGTTGTTGCCCCAACAGAACTTAAAGGTTTTATTGCAGGCAAGCAAGAGTCTCTTCTTTCACTGCAGACGGGCTCTTGA